A stretch of Plasmodium vinckei vinckei genome assembly, chromosome: PVVCY_05 DNA encodes these proteins:
- a CDS encoding phosphomannomutase, putative codes for MMSMTKKSKIFLFDVDGTLTKSRKTIEKDMVDTLLELKSKGECLLALVGGSDYKKIIEQIQYPEIFDYIFSENGVIAHKNNEQYFSENIVNFLGESKLKNLINYCLLYIANLDIPKKRGTFIELRNGIINISPIGRNCSYIDREEFCAYNSKHDILKTFRSNLINEFGKYNLAFSIGGQISIDCFPTGWDKTFCLRHIEGISNEIYFFGDKTDIGGNDYEIFHDKRVRGYSVTCPDDTIKVLRTFLDS; via the exons atgatgagtatgacaaaaaaaagcaaaattTTTCTGTTCGATGTAGATGGAACCTTAACAAAGTCTCGAAAA ACGATCGAAAAAGATATGGTTGATACATTATTGGAATTAAAATCTAAAGGGGAATGTTTATTGGCATTAGTTGGAGGATctgattataaaaaaattatagagCAAATACAAT ATCCTGAAATTtttgattatatattttcagaAAATGGAGTAATAGcgcataaaaataatgaacaaTACTTTTCGGAG AATATTGTAAATTTCTTGGGAGAAagcaaattaaaaaatcttATAAACTATTGCCTTTTGTATATTGCCAATTTAGATATTCCAAAGAAGAg AGGAACCTTCATTGAGCTACGAAATGGAATAATAAACATTAGTCCCATTGGACGGAATTGTTCATATATAGATAGAGAAGAGTTTTGTGCATATAATTCCAAGCATGACATTCTTAAGACATTTCGatcaaatttaattaacGA GTTTGGGAAATATAACCTCGCGTTTTCAATAGGAGGACAAATATCAATAGATTGCTTTCCAACA GGATGGGATAAGACATTTTGTTTGAGACACATAGAAGGGATATccaatgaaatatatttttttggagATAAAACAGATATA GGGGGAAATgattatgaaatatttcaCGACAAAAGAGTGCGTGGTTATTCAGTTACATGCCCAGATGACACTATTAAAGTCCTAAGGACATTTTTAGacagttaa
- a CDS encoding golgi re-assembly stacking protein, putative: protein MGAGQTKENNGGYRIIKISENGPASKCNLEIFFDYIVKIDDVILLDESINTYNNFIDKVKSYENKELILYVYNCRYAKMKEIKIIPKKWSGNGLLGININYERFNALYEGVSILKSFNNPSDFECNLMEHSDYIIGHENNIIRNKKELTEYLDNNINIKNQDDLCKSQMYIYNSNTEKIRKIKINLDEIWQNIEFVEDSIKTKHLQAIPICNKENLNNITEENNSKEICFPQNNGLKKLEHGNDEYSVEYDKEMMKSQKKDQFDYFNSRNVASLSTNSEYNNDNRIIDFHKSEKLSNEYVCSKDNNTENILLPQNTNEVSEVEDFCYTNQQTNISMNVKNDNKNSYDENSTIEIEKDEIKRCGIVNSEEEFNNASDSSECGDKRKNNYSEYVKNMKIYTDEMAEIYETMRRNNEILNNIKQMNKLETSLDGYNKIM, encoded by the exons atgggAGCAGGACAAACTAAGGAAAACAATGGGG GATatagaataataaaaataagcgAAAATGGCCCAGCGAGTAAATGCAATttggaaatattttttgattacATAGTTAAAATAGATGACGTAATATTACTGGATGAGTctattaatacatataacaACTTTATAGACAAGGTTAAAAGTTATGAAAATAAggaattaattttatatgtttataattgTCGATATGCAAAAAtgaaggaaataaaaattataccaAAGAAATGGAGTGGGAATGGATTATTaggaataaatataaactatGAGCGTTTTAATGCATTATATGAAGGAGTTAGTATTTTAAAATCGTTTAATAACCCTTCAGATTTCGAATGCAATTTAATGGAGCATAGTGATTATATAATAGGACACgagaataatataattagaaataaaaaagaattaacGGAGTAtcttgataataatataaatataaaaaaccaAGACGATTTATGTAAATCGCagatgtatatatataatagtaaCACTGAAAAGATAcgcaaaattaaaataaatcttGATGAAATATGGCAAAATATAGAATTTGTTGAGGATAGCATTAAAACAAAGCATTTACAAGCAATTCCTATTtgtaataaagaaaatctaaataatataacggaagaaaataattccaAAGAAATATGTTTTCCCCAGAACAATGGATTAAAGAAACTTGAACATGGTAATGATGAATATTCGGTAGAATATGATAAAGAAATGATGAAAAGCCAAAAGAAAGATCAATTTGATTATTTCAATAGTAGGAATGTGGCTTCGCTCTCAACAAATTcagaatataataatgataatcgCATTATAGATTTCCATAAATCTGAAAAATTGAGTAATGAGTATGTATGTAGTAAAGACAATAATACTGAGAATATTTTGCTCCCTCAAAATACGAATGAAGTTAGCGAAGTTGAGGATTTTTGCTATACAAATCAGCAAACTAACATCTCCatgaatgtaaaaaatgataataagaATAGTTATGATGAAAATTCAACGATCgaaattgaaaaagatgaaattaaaagatGTGGAATTGTGAATAGTGAAGAAGAGTTTAATAATGCCAGTGACAGTAGCGAGTGTGGCGACAAACGAAAGAATAATTATTCGGAATATGTCAAAaacatgaaaatatatactgaTGAAATGGCggaaatatatgaaacTATGAGaagaaataatgaaatactcaataata